The segment acaagaCCAACTGATGAAGAACTGAAGGAACTCTATGGATTCTACAAACAAGCTACTGTTGGAGATATTAATATTGGTATTTCTGTTCCCATATATACATCCAATTTACCCCATATCTCGAAAACAAGGAGAAGTTTTATAAATCTGTATGATAATTAATGAAggtatgcatttattttggcAGAATGTCCTGGAGTGTTAGATGTGAAAGGCAAAGCCAAATGGGAGGCATGGAACCTGAAAAGAGGTGTTACAGCAATTAAATTTACCTCATGTAATAACTTCAATAGGATGACAAATAAGGAAAGATAATGACTCCTACTTTTCTTTGCAGGTATATCGAAGGAGGATGCCATGAATGCCTATATTTCTAAAGCAAAAGCAATGATAGAAAAATATGGGATTTAGAATACTCGGACATCACACTCTGAGTCTTCTCAGTGGTTAATGAACTAACTCTGCAGAGGAAGACACAGTACTAACTGGTTATTGTGTAATATAACAGTAAGATAGTTCATGTGTGAGCCACCACACTGCCAAAGGTGTTCACATGCATACTACATTTTTAGACTGTATCTTACTCTAATTAAATCTGAGCCTatgaaataaatgcttctgtaagagttgtggatttttttttttttttttggtataaaATCATATTTAGCTTTTTTACGGTACAACCAGAGAAGCTCTTAAGGTAAAATAACTTATATTAGCTGTCACTTTTTGCAGCTGATGTTGAAGAAAGTGAAGGGTTTATGCACGTGCTGAataagaagagagagaaaagaggaaaagtgctttatttttaagacaGAGCTAgagtttattttcaaaaatcagaACAACTCTTTAAACCCTTTTAAAGAATTACATTGAAGATCTTCTGGAGGAACAGGGTACCTTTTAGGCATAACAATGCAATTCAGCAGAAAGAATGACTTAATTATTAAGTGCTGTAGACTAATCTTACACCTGCTATTAAGATAGAGGGAAATACTCATAGAGCAGCATTTTCTATACACTTGGTTATGTGTTTTATCAAGAAAATTTCATTAGAGGGTTCCAGCAGATAAAAGTGACCTCCGGGAAGACTGTAAATGGAAGTGTCTCCTCTGGTTATATTGAGCCAGGCTGAAAAAGATAATTGAAGTGTCAGAGAAATGTCAGCTATTCTGGTCATCTTATGTGATGACCAGACTACCTCAAAATTACTGTTATTTAGTAATTGTTTTAAATCCCTCATCAactgctttctctgcatttcGTTGTATCTCTCTTTTATTTAAGAAGGTGATAAAAGACCCCAGAGAACTCCGTTCATGAAATGATTTGCTACAGCAGGGAAATACCtaaccagaaaaggaaaaacatttaagCAAAGTACCTTCAGCATCATGCACTGTTTCTTCAGACCCATCAAAGCAGGTGACATCACAAGAGAAGatggttttcctttctgccttctcaAAACTGTGAACATAGTAAAAGTTTTATTACCGTAACTTTCCCTGTTCTAAGATACCTGCATTTGGGTTTTGTCTCTAGATACAgaatagctatttttttttctactcaaaAACAACATAAACTTTATGGGTTAAATTGTGCAGAATATCAGGAAATGGAACTACTGTGTTTGTAAGATTCTTGAGTCCTTACACTACTGCACTTATGTCtcaagttttaaagaaaaaaatgactcaaCAGTTAAGAAAAAAGAGCTCTAGCCTGCAATGAAAATTCTCCCTGGCAATAAAATGTATGCTTTCTGCTTATATTAAAGTTCTAATATTCCAGGGCCTTATCAATGTCAGGTTCCTAGGGCCAAAATGGGTCCTTCTCTTTGCCAGGCTGAGAAACTTTAACCACTCACAACTAGGTAAGCTAGCTGTAGGGTAGTATGTGGGATGGAAGTTACCTCTCTGTTCCTAGCAGAAAGGGATTCTCTGGTTAGGTTAGTGGTCTTTGGATCAGGAGGCTGAACAACATGATCTCGAAGCATGGCTAGCTTCAAGTTCTACCATGACATATTCAATACTGCAATAATAGTAGTGGTGGTTTCATaagcagtgttttcatttatgGCAGAAACAGTAGACATGAAGGCACACTAAGGAGAAAACTGTATTTactgtttcatattttttaatagcAGAAGCCAGAGCAAATTGCAgaggaataattaaaaaaaaaaaaagctacctGAAAGGATCAGGCAGAATTGaagctttaaaatacaaatgtcaTACAAAATTGTAAAACTTACGAGTATGTCTTAAGGATGCTAACGTCTTCTCTTATAGTAAGTATCAAGTGTTTCTTGATGTCCTCATTTTTCAGAAACTCAGAAGGAGTTCCTCCTAAGAATTGGACATGTTCAAGAATGTCTTCATCTTTTACTTCGTTTATTCTTCCCAtcagaagaaatgcttcagaCTGTGAGCACCAGACAAAAGATCAGGTGTTGTGTATAATACACACAGTATTAAATAATTACACCATAGTATGCACCActttaaatactattttcacTAAGAATTGCTCTAGTAAAAAAGTAGGAAGACACTCTATCACCAGTACACAATGGCTGATCAGCTTAGCATTTGCAGAGAATACTTCTTGGAGGGGGTTAGAAGACACTGTTTGCTAACTGATGGTAAGTAAGtgagaaaaatactgagaattCCAGACATGTAACATTGAATTTGATTTTGACTCTTGATattgaaataaaaggaataaaacagtgaagaaaagccTAACTAGTGGGCACAGTGCCCACTGAGGTACCGCTGGAGTGACCTAGAGGTTATGGAAATTTTCAGGACTCCTAGTTACTTCCATGAAGCACTAGCTCGTGCTCAAGCACGCTTTATCGCAGTCCCAGAAAGCGAAGAATGGAAACAGCAAATGGCAGCTGAACACAGGAGGGCTGGGAAGAAGCCCAGTTGCTGTTGCTTTACTGAGAAAGActaggagaagcagcagaacaacCAGAAAATCAGAAGCAGAGGGAACTGAGAGCAAATTACAAAAGTAAAAAAGgattaaaaggggaaaaaataactgGGCAAATGCACTGAGGGCTGATGTGGGAGGCTGATAAAGGACTCAGGTAAGACAGTTATGTCATGTTACGAAGGAGCGTAACTTTacgttttgtttttgttgcttttttttttttttatactatGAAGCCAAAGGCCATAGCAAATTATTATTGAGAAGATCAAGGAGATCAAGGAGATTGTTCTCTTCAGGCTAAGGTTAGCCGTGGTAAATATTCCGCTGAAATTCTCTATCCACCTCAGAATTAACATCCTCAAAGAAATCAGAACATTTTTCTGCTCATGGCCTGcagcttgctttgttttaaagctcTTGGCATGTACAATGCTGAAAAAGGATATCACAAGTGTTTTACTCGTGCTAGCTAATATACCGTTCTCTTTTGCACTGCTAATGATTTTGTAACTTACATGTGGGGCATACACCCCTGATAAAAAAAGATGGATCGGCTCTAGtccatgcttttctttcaagtgTACCGCAACTGCATAGCTAATGTAAGCTCCACAACTGtagcaaaaagagaaattaaagtaATCGAAGTGTAAGTAAAATCTGGAAAACGTTAACATAATTTGAACATTAGTGCTAACATAAGTGCTAACAGACATTGTAAATATAGTgaattttatgtttctgtaattATGACATAGTGAAATTAACTAATTCACACGAGATGCATTTCAGTACAGGCTATTTTTACCAATCAGGCCTTGGTTGCCTACATTTACTGTAGTAGCCTCCCAGATTTGCAGTAAAGAGAGTTATGTTGAATAATTGAAACTAAGCGATCTTCAGAACGTGTTCGTTTAATGATTGGTTCACCTCATGCATTCATTAAGGAGTAAATGTTGACACAAATATTAACACTAAACAATTGTAATTTATTagtgtaaaaacaaataaatcacagcACTGCCATTTTCAGAAGATGTACCTGAAGTCATTTggaagtaatttaaaataaatacctaGAGTCTTTGGGATCAGCAGCATCTTTTAGAATGGTTTGACAAAACCTCTGCAGAAATGTATTTGCCAGTGTTTTTTGCCAAGAGAGTCAAATAACTACACAAAGCTGAAGTGTTCCTTCACCACAGTATCTGAAAATGTGTATAACGTCACCTGTGACCAAAGAACGCGAATGGTTTTTCTTGCAGATCTTCCAGCAAAGCACTGGTAATTTCATTAATGACAGCCGTCATGTCTTTGGCAAAAGGCTCCTTAGCACGACTTTCTCTTCCAGGAAGCCTTACAACAGACACTACAGAAGAGAtggaagaagggatggaagAGTTGTGGTCATTTCAAGTGCAAACAGTAAAATCATTTTCGTGCACTTTTCTCATCAGTTCTGAAAATACACAGATTATGGAAATTAATCCTTTTATGGTTGGTACACTGTGTTTGCTATTCCTACTGTTATCATTTAATCCTGTCATTAAAGACAGATCAAGTCTCCATCCCTTCCTTTACTCACAAATGTTGCCTCTCCCACTGGAATAATCTATAAATGCCTTGAGTCAGAAATTCACGTAAAATGATAACAAGGTCATGATCTCAGCTGAGGTTTTAAAGCAATTCTATTGGTATTAGTACCAATAACAATCAAAAATCCACCACTAAAGCATTTGAAAGAGCATGCTGCTATCTCCCTTTATCCATCGGGGTCTGCAGTTGTTCCTAGGCCTTTTCCTTAGTAACTTTGTTGGAAGCATTTCCTTCTGAACAAAAGCCTTTTTAAGTGTTTACTTCTTTCAATTTCTAGGAAAGGTAGATGTAACTTAGGTAACAAGTTGCAGGAAGCATGCAAGCAATTTGAGGACCGGTGCAACTGCACTGGCAATGCCCTCCATTAATGCtaaatacttcttttctttgtggaaGGGCTGGGATGAGGCCTTGGTTCCTCTTCAAATAGTTCAGCATTGGATAATTTTTGCACTGATACTGCCTGGCAGCAATGACAATTGCTCCATGCTCTAACTAAATGTAATGTCACTGTTATAAATCCCTTGTTTAAACTTCAAATTTGATAACAAGGAGTGCAGAATGATGCAAATGCTTCggataaatgaaattaattctgtGCAGCCTCCCAGTGTTAAAAAGTACTTCTTAGATCTTCAGTGTTCTTCTATAAGGCACCACTGATGCCTTGTTTTGACACAGTTAACAACAGGCCACTGTGTTGCTGAGGTGCTGAACCCTACCAGCAGTTTCCGAGGCAGCAAGCATACTACATGGTCTTCAGAAATTTAGCTCCGAGGACGTAACTTTTTAACTTAGTCAAGTATAAGGTACAAGGTGGTACAGAAGCTTACTAAACCCAGAATCCCAATGAAAATGTGAACTCCTAGTGGAATTCCTTTCTAGATATAAGGTCAATGGCAAAAAAGATTGCAGTGCTTTCAAGAACGTGATATTCTGATTAAAAAACGCGGTGACTGCAATACAGACTGCCCAGCTTTCTTAACTTCTGCTTTAACTACCCAAATGACAAACCTTCAATTGAGCTGCTGAAGAGTTTGCCCCATTGAGCAAAGTGAGAAGTTCCACCTCCAGCCCAGGGAAAGCAAATCAGCCTACAGAGAGCGTTTGGCCTTTTAAATGGACGAACAATCGCCTTCTCCATGcctggcaaaaaaataaaagtaaccaACATGAAAACACCCCATTATTCTAAAGCAAATCCCTTCAGATAAAGGAAAATCAAACTGCATTAAGTTTAACTTATAACAGTGGGCTAACATTTTCTATCATCAGAGCTGCTTGTGCTGTAATAACAGTCAGTTAGATATGACATAATCTTCACGCAACAATGAAAACCAGTTTTATAGAACCAGTTTTATAGAATGCTTTTATAGAGGTGATGGAATAGCATTGGGCAACACCTTtggcagtattttcttcttgagTGATTGGCCACAAGGAGTATCGcaagcagcaaaagaaattgATCTGGGGTTTCGAGATGGCTCTTCAAAAACACAGGCTTTTAGAAGACATCCCAAAATATAAGGCCCATCTGAAGACATAGAAAACACAGTGATCACATAGTTCAGTATTCTGTCTACACAAGCAGTAAAAATGGATCTCCAGGGAGCAGCTGGATGCGGTTCCTTTATGTACAGAAAACATCTATGAATTTCTCATTCATGTATTTATCCAGTCTCCCCTCACATTCACACAGTCAGCATCCACAACATCCTCTTGCAATGAGTTGCACCACTGTCTGTTGCGTGAAGAATGATTTCCATTCTCAATCTGACTCCTACAACTTCTTCTGGTGCCCTCAGAGTAGCCGTGTAAGGAATGCGAATGGGAATCACTCCGAATCTGCCGCTAAGCATTTCTGAGATCTTCTGTCACATTCTCTCAACCCCCACGCAGCTTCCAGAATGAAAAAGCCTGGCTTGCTTCAATGTTCTTCATATGGCAGTGCTTCCGCATTCATGACCACGATCATTgcccttttctgttttctaattttgttGTACCCTTTCTGAGATGCTGGAGTTACCAGAACCACGCTCAGCTTTAGCACAGCAGCTTTAGTACTTTTGGTTACTGACAAATAGAAGTAATACTGAAGCAAGATCTGTAACTACTCTGTTCTTTTCACTGAGAGGAGAAATAGGATCAAAGATGCCAGCTGCGTTGTTCTTAAGCATCAGATACTGTCTTTTCTATCAGAAGAGTTACTCTCaaccattctttctttcttgactTTCCTTTCCATTATTGCAGATTAGATTGGTGGACATGAACACTGAGGTGACATCCCACTGCTTATTGCATACCAGGCTCCGTTCCGTCAAACAGAAATACCAGGCACAGAAAAATTCCTTAGAAGTGACTGTGAAACAGAATTTATGAAAAATCTGCAACCATAAGAATAAACTCACAGGTTCCTGTTAAAAAGGCTGTAAAACTAATAGTAGATAAATAtaagcagcaaaaaaagagcaacatttCCAAGATGCTTAAAGTCATCACAGGCATTATTTCCCACTATGAATACAGCTCTGTATATGCAAGAGCAGATGACTGTTCATAAAATAAACCTACATGCTTATATGTAGTCTTTTTTTACCTGCTCACAAAAGTATGGGAAGTGCAACCAGATCAGAGTAGGCAGCAATTCTCACCAATTTTAATGCAAAcgagaaagaagaaaatctattGTGATGTTGCTGTAGCTAAAATTCTCTTGATTTGAGGGCATGTTAAATATCAACATCAACATTTGTTAAGAATCATTTCAAAGAAACTCTTAAGGAAAGCTGCCGAGCAAACTTGGATCAAAAGTCAACTGGCAAAAGATGTGTTTCAAAGTCAGTGAGGTATGGAAGAACCAGCACAGCAGAAGCCATAATTGCTCAGGTAGATTCACTCAGCATCAGTACCACCAGTCCCGTTTACATGGTCACTTCTGTCtcacaaagacagaaacaaacattttggaAGCCTTTAACTTGACAgacaaagaatagaaaaatctcttttcaaaCCAATTCTAAAGGTGACAGAAAAATTGCAGGCATGAGAAAGAAGCACATTTAACCAAGTCCTTAAACTATTTCATGATACATTACCAGTCACTGAGAATCCTTTGAGCTTTCTACTCATACAGGTTTATCCCGTTATTGTCCAACTTACTTTAGAAGCAAAGTACCTGAAAAATCACCAGTGCAAGTGCCAAGAAATGACAGCCCGAGGGCTGAATCAGTGCTGCGTAACGAGAAGAAAGAATCAAACTTTATGTATCAGCAGATGCGAGGTGAAGTCAGTCGTGCAGGTGAAGAAGGAATATGATCCAGGTGGAAGAGTTGCTTGCTTTATGTCTTTTCTGAAGGGGAGGAGTCTGTGCCCAGGAAGAAAGGCAGGGACTGAAGCACAGAACATCCCCAAAAGAGACTGGAACATCTGGGTGTGACATCAAGCGGTGTAGGAAGGGTGTCCACATTGATCCCAGCAATTTAAGCAGCATAGGTTAGCACACCAATGACAGCATGGAAGTTGTAGCAATTTTACTACTGGCAGTCCACAACCTAA is part of the Gallus gallus isolate bGalGal1 chromosome 2, bGalGal1.mat.broiler.GRCg7b, whole genome shotgun sequence genome and harbors:
- the ACBD7 gene encoding acyl-CoA-binding domain-containing protein 7 isoform X2, with the protein product MALQADFDGAAKDVKKLKTRPTDEELKELYGFYKQATVGDINIECPGVLDVKGKAKWEAWNLKRGISKEDAMNAYISKAKAMIEKYGI
- the ACBD7 gene encoding acyl-CoA-binding domain-containing protein 7 isoform X1; this translates as MALQVSGTGGDLAARGRALGSEGCDGGGRRCAARVRQADFDGAAKDVKKLKTRPTDEELKELYGFYKQATVGDINIECPGVLDVKGKAKWEAWNLKRGISKEDAMNAYISKAKAMIEKYGI
- the ACBD7 gene encoding acyl-CoA-binding domain-containing protein 7 isoform X3, with amino-acid sequence MCMGNTKRWWWCESLILGQADFDGAAKDVKKLKTRPTDEELKELYGFYKQATVGDINIECPGVLDVKGKAKWEAWNLKRGISKEDAMNAYISKAKAMIEKYGI
- the OLAH gene encoding S-acyl fatty acid synthase thioesterase, medium chain isoform X1, whose product is MLVTFIFLPGMEKAIVRPFKRPNALCRLICFPWAGGGTSHFAQWGKLFSSSIEVSVVRLPGRESRAKEPFAKDMTAVINEITSALLEDLQEKPFAFFGHSCGAYISYAVAVHLKEKHGLEPIHLFLSGVYAPHSEAFLLMGRINEVKDEDILEHVQFLGGTPSEFLKNEDIKKHLILTIREDVSILKTYSFEKAERKTIFSCDVTCFDGSEETVHDAEAWLNITRGDTSIYSLPGGHFYLLEPSNEIFLIKHITKCIENAAL
- the OLAH gene encoding S-acyl fatty acid synthase thioesterase, medium chain isoform X2 translates to MEKAIVRPFKRPNALCRLICFPWAGGGTSHFAQWGKLFSSSIEVSVVRLPGRESRAKEPFAKDMTAVINEITSALLEDLQEKPFAFFGHSCGAYISYAVAVHLKEKHGLEPIHLFLSGVYAPHSEAFLLMGRINEVKDEDILEHVQFLGGTPSEFLKNEDIKKHLILTIREDVSILKTYSFEKAERKTIFSCDVTCFDGSEETVHDAEAWLNITRGDTSIYSLPGGHFYLLEPSNEIFLIKHITKCIENAAL